Proteins encoded together in one Candidatus Cloacimonadota bacterium window:
- a CDS encoding FMN-binding protein: protein MKDSFLFPIVFMLIMVLIFAGILSIAFRTSESKIEAHRQNTYQKRILSTLSAKIAETTGSKADKILAQYPESYEKYVYKINNKNLGRNAYRAVVADSTVAFCFEIGGKGLWGTMQALVSTSTDFRTILDFAIVEQQETPGLGARIEEEWFLAQFRNRLFVTEPDAPGDVTRKYEFIAETQEPENDGQLKRVTGATITSDSVIKMLRDEINYIYKYLRNNDL from the coding sequence ATGAAGGATAGCTTTCTTTTCCCAATTGTATTTATGTTAATTATGGTATTGATATTTGCCGGTATTCTCAGTATTGCCTTCCGCACAAGTGAATCTAAGATAGAAGCTCATCGTCAAAACACATACCAGAAACGTATCCTTAGTACATTATCGGCCAAAATAGCAGAAACAACTGGCAGCAAAGCAGATAAGATACTGGCACAATACCCTGAGTCTTACGAAAAATATGTTTATAAGATAAATAACAAAAATCTTGGCAGAAATGCTTATCGTGCTGTAGTGGCAGATAGCACCGTTGCTTTTTGCTTTGAAATAGGCGGTAAAGGGCTTTGGGGAACCATGCAGGCACTGGTATCAACTTCAACAGATTTTAGAACTATCTTAGATTTTGCCATTGTTGAACAGCAAGAAACACCCGGTTTAGGTGCCCGTATTGAAGAAGAGTGGTTCTTAGCTCAGTTTAGAAATAGACTTTTTGTTACAGAGCCAGATGCACCAGGTGATGTTACGCGCAAATATGAGTTTATTGCCGAAACCCAAGAACCAGAAAACGATGGTCAATTAAAGCGAGTAACAGGAGCTACCATTACTTCAGATTCTGTAATCAAGATGCTTCGTGATGAGATAAATTATATATATAAATATCTACGGAATAACGATTTATGA
- a CDS encoding immune inhibitor A: protein MKKLLLLLWATLLLVAAFGYPVRIQSWNLDKDIKTINALHISIDCVNRSNGTIIAYVRDHQEHDRLLAAGFDAQTIPNSIPKDNNMPSSKSGNPKESLNYYLSLADYQDFMEIKSLLYPDICQLYEFGNSVNNHPLYFMKISDNVNINEAEPEVKLIASMHGDETVGYIMMLRLIEYLTEGYNIDPRISDIVNNTELWICPLMNPDGYENETRYNAVGVDLNRNFPTPSGATNPDGFPHAPETIAMMDFSSEHNFVSGINFHGGMLVINYPWDYTISPALDNDLLIDMSLTYSSHNMPMYNSTEFDQGITNGATWYIVQGSMQDWNYAYTSNIELTAEISYVKWPPANTLDGFWEDNCESVLSYIEYAQKGVKGIVTNFSGEAIPAVIRVSDAGKDITNDPIVGDYHRILMPGSYTLEVSSQGYLPQTVDITVPPTGFTTCNISLEQAEWMTFAGIVRNSDGYPIPNATVKILSEPLLSAQANVEGSFIFPNLLEGHYLLQIDNSDNPPFYTPVRLRKSTLGGNVSIVLSEALFSDDFESDLNNWTGDTNWALLFDGNNGVLSDSPSGNYGNNWNKEIHLQNPISLQNVQNPILSFKAKWNLEEGYDFVYVEVSTDGTNWSELTSFTGQAFSWTNQVFNLDNFVGSNLHLRFRLHSDWFENEDGIYIDDLVVSGSNNANILFGDADGDGVITSMDVSSVLDHCVGNYLEVENMPGADVDQTDGIRAIDAYQIYLYTQDPNFRFPAQTQIPFDLPEPELSYSVSEDPESEYRLLNFDIADPSLIHSQYWEFPFPVSYAYSYFIDTAFMEVEHMDEGKYSRIDVISPAQLSFRIHSEAEEFIVLTEINGHLSAITVEAASINEIQAPQANTMLYQNYPNPFNPNTQIRFSLPVGSLITLSIYNTKGQLVKKILDTYKAAGVHTANWDGKDEHNQLVSSGIYYYQLITPLGTINKKMVLSK from the coding sequence ATGAAAAAGCTATTACTTTTACTGTGGGCAACCTTATTGTTAGTGGCTGCTTTCGGCTACCCGGTACGAATCCAAAGCTGGAATTTAGACAAGGATATTAAAACCATCAATGCCTTACATATAAGTATCGATTGCGTAAACCGTAGTAATGGAACCATTATTGCCTATGTTAGAGATCACCAAGAGCACGATCGCCTTCTTGCCGCTGGTTTTGATGCTCAAACCATTCCCAATTCAATTCCCAAAGACAACAATATGCCAAGTAGTAAAAGTGGAAATCCCAAAGAAAGCCTAAATTACTATCTTAGTTTAGCCGATTATCAAGATTTCATGGAAATTAAGTCCCTGTTATATCCAGATATTTGCCAGTTGTATGAGTTTGGCAACTCAGTAAACAATCACCCTCTCTACTTTATGAAAATATCGGATAACGTGAATATAAATGAAGCTGAACCGGAAGTAAAACTAATTGCCAGCATGCATGGAGATGAAACTGTTGGATACATAATGATGCTTCGTTTGATAGAGTATCTTACTGAAGGCTACAATATTGACCCGCGTATTTCGGATATCGTTAATAATACCGAACTCTGGATTTGCCCTTTAATGAATCCGGATGGGTACGAGAATGAGACTCGTTACAACGCGGTCGGAGTGGATCTGAACCGAAACTTCCCCACGCCAAGTGGAGCAACAAATCCAGACGGTTTTCCTCATGCTCCAGAAACCATTGCTATGATGGACTTTAGTTCGGAGCATAATTTTGTTTCTGGAATCAACTTTCACGGCGGAATGCTAGTTATCAACTATCCTTGGGACTACACAATAAGTCCTGCTTTAGATAATGACCTACTAATTGATATGTCACTAACATATTCTTCGCACAATATGCCAATGTACAATAGCACAGAATTTGACCAAGGCATTACCAATGGCGCTACTTGGTATATAGTACAGGGCAGTATGCAAGATTGGAATTATGCCTATACCAGTAATATTGAACTTACTGCAGAAATAAGCTATGTCAAATGGCCTCCTGCTAACACTTTGGATGGTTTTTGGGAAGACAACTGCGAATCGGTGTTATCTTACATCGAATACGCTCAAAAGGGAGTAAAAGGAATTGTTACAAATTTCTCTGGTGAGGCCATCCCTGCTGTAATCAGAGTATCTGATGCTGGCAAGGATATCACCAACGATCCCATTGTGGGAGATTATCACCGCATTCTCATGCCTGGTAGCTACACCTTGGAGGTATCTTCACAAGGATATCTACCACAAACTGTTGATATAACTGTTCCCCCTACAGGATTTACAACCTGCAATATAAGCTTAGAACAAGCAGAATGGATGACATTTGCGGGAATTGTGCGCAATAGCGATGGATATCCTATACCAAACGCCACAGTAAAGATATTATCGGAACCTCTATTAAGCGCACAAGCTAATGTCGAGGGAAGTTTTATTTTTCCAAATCTTCTTGAAGGCCATTATCTTTTACAAATCGACAACTCCGATAATCCCCCTTTCTATACCCCGGTGCGTCTGCGAAAGTCTACGTTGGGCGGCAATGTTTCAATAGTGCTTAGCGAAGCTCTTTTTTCCGATGATTTCGAAAGTGATCTCAACAATTGGACTGGAGACACAAATTGGGCATTGCTTTTTGATGGTAATAATGGCGTACTGTCCGATTCACCTTCTGGAAACTATGGGAACAATTGGAATAAAGAAATACACTTACAAAATCCTATCTCATTGCAGAATGTGCAAAACCCGATTCTAAGCTTCAAGGCAAAATGGAATTTAGAAGAAGGTTATGACTTTGTTTATGTTGAGGTGTCAACCGATGGTACAAACTGGAGTGAGCTCACTTCATTTACCGGACAAGCGTTTTCTTGGACCAATCAAGTCTTTAACCTCGATAACTTCGTGGGCTCCAATCTTCATTTGCGCTTCCGCTTGCATAGCGATTGGTTCGAAAATGAAGATGGTATTTACATTGACGACCTTGTTGTCTCGGGTTCTAATAATGCCAACATACTTTTCGGTGACGCAGATGGCGATGGAGTCATCACTAGCATGGATGTAAGTTCCGTTTTAGATCATTGTGTGGGAAACTATCTTGAAGTTGAGAACATGCCCGGTGCAGATGTAGACCAAACTGATGGGATTCGCGCAATTGATGCCTATCAGATCTACCTTTACACTCAAGATCCAAATTTTAGATTTCCTGCTCAAACTCAAATACCATTTGATCTTCCAGAACCGGAGCTTAGCTATTCCGTTTCAGAAGATCCCGAATCAGAATACCGCTTACTAAATTTTGATATTGCCGATCCATCTCTAATTCATAGCCAATATTGGGAGTTTCCCTTCCCTGTATCTTATGCATATTCATATTTTATAGATACGGCTTTTATGGAAGTTGAACATATGGACGAGGGCAAGTATTCGCGCATCGATGTAATATCTCCAGCACAACTTTCATTTCGGATTCATTCTGAGGCAGAGGAGTTTATCGTATTAACAGAAATAAATGGACATCTATCAGCTATAACTGTAGAAGCAGCATCCATAAATGAGATTCAGGCACCTCAAGCCAATACAATGTTATACCAGAATTATCCCAATCCTTTTAATCCCAATACACAAATAAGATTTAGCCTTCCTGTAGGAAGCCTAATCACTTTGTCGATATACAACACCAAGGGTCAGTTAGTAAAGAAAATTTTGGATACATACAAGGCAGCTGGAGTTCATACTGCAAATTGGGATGGCAAAGATGAGCACAACCAGCTTGTAAGTTCTGGAATTTATTATTACCAGTTAATTACGCCCTTGGGTACAATTAATAAAAAGATGGTTCTAAGCAAATGA
- a CDS encoding NADH:ubiquinone reductase (Na(+)-transporting) subunit E (Part of the NQR complex which consists of NqrA, NqrB, NqrC, NqrD, NqrE and NqrF; NQR complex catalyzes the reduction of ubiquinone-1 to ubiquinol by two successive reactions, coupled with the transport of Na(+) ions from the cytoplasm to the periplasm; NqrE is probably involved in the second step, the conversion of ubisemiquinone to ubiquinol.) has protein sequence MDISAFVLFWAAIFTSNILLTNFLGMCSYLSVSREIESALGLGTAVIFVLTITSALNWLVYYYVLVPFGIVYLQYIVFIIVIAAFVQFLELLIERYAPALYYTLGIFLPLITVNCAIFGVSLFMVIRNYSFIQAVAFGAGSGIGWLLAIMMLAGIRRKLKEKLVPIGLRGAGISLIITGIMALGFVGFSGIVQIQ, from the coding sequence ATGGATATAAGTGCATTTGTATTATTTTGGGCAGCTATCTTCACCAGCAACATCTTACTAACAAATTTCTTGGGTATGTGTTCGTATCTTTCTGTATCCAGAGAGATAGAATCTGCTCTAGGCTTAGGAACTGCTGTAATCTTTGTTTTAACTATTACCTCAGCTCTAAACTGGCTGGTATACTATTATGTTCTGGTTCCATTTGGCATTGTGTATTTGCAATACATTGTGTTTATTATTGTAATAGCAGCTTTTGTTCAATTCTTAGAACTCCTAATTGAGCGTTACGCTCCCGCCCTTTACTACACGCTGGGCATCTTTTTACCGCTTATAACCGTGAATTGTGCGATCTTTGGTGTAAGTTTATTCATGGTAATTCGGAACTATAGTTTTATTCAGGCAGTAGCCTTTGGTGCCGGTAGCGGCATAGGATGGCTATTAGCAATAATGATGCTAGCCGGCATAAGAAGAAAACTGAAAGAAAAGCTAGTACCAATTGGACTTCGTGGAGCTGGTATCAGTCTAATTATTACTGGAATCATGGCTCTGGGATTTGTTGGATTCTCTGGCATAGTTCAAATACAATAA
- a CDS encoding RnfABCDGE type electron transport complex subunit D: MFERILKQQMMNRVLYSLIPIILFAVYLFGWRVLAVVIAANVAAYISEYLFVKNKKPGKVSMAVFVTGTLVALTLPPTIPLWISALAGVVSIVFGKMVFGGFGANIFNPAILGRTFVYISFPNQMTISWLKPYLINDFPGGFVRWTADSSMQTGATILNSFRTSNEAIYGIAETFTGFVSGSAGETSALLIILAGIYLLVTKTAKWQPMLATSISLLVFNLIFYPGTNPLFFLLSGGAMFGIVFMVTDPVSSPKGKWGIWIYGLLIGFLTVFIRKYSLFAEGFMFALLLTNTLMPLVEYGLEKVGKK; the protein is encoded by the coding sequence ATGTTTGAAAGAATCCTGAAGCAGCAGATGATGAATAGGGTTCTATATTCCCTAATACCAATCATCTTGTTTGCCGTTTATTTGTTTGGTTGGAGAGTATTGGCAGTTGTAATAGCTGCCAATGTAGCAGCATATATTAGTGAATACCTGTTTGTAAAGAATAAAAAACCGGGTAAGGTTTCGATGGCAGTTTTTGTAACAGGAACTCTAGTTGCATTAACTCTTCCGCCCACTATTCCATTATGGATATCTGCTTTAGCGGGAGTAGTATCAATTGTCTTTGGGAAAATGGTGTTTGGTGGATTTGGAGCCAATATCTTTAATCCTGCTATACTAGGGCGTACCTTTGTATATATCTCTTTCCCAAATCAGATGACGATATCTTGGCTTAAACCATATTTGATTAATGATTTCCCTGGTGGATTTGTACGTTGGACAGCCGACTCATCCATGCAAACTGGAGCAACAATACTGAACAGTTTTCGCACTTCCAATGAGGCAATTTACGGAATAGCAGAGACATTTACAGGATTTGTATCTGGCTCGGCTGGAGAAACTTCTGCATTGCTCATTATCCTCGCTGGGATCTATCTTTTAGTAACTAAAACAGCCAAATGGCAGCCAATGCTTGCCACAAGCATTTCCTTGCTTGTGTTTAACTTGATATTCTATCCTGGAACAAATCCACTGTTCTTCCTGTTGAGCGGTGGTGCTATGTTTGGTATTGTGTTTATGGTAACCGATCCGGTATCGAGTCCAAAAGGAAAGTGGGGAATTTGGATTTATGGTTTGCTGATTGGCTTTTTAACTGTATTCATACGCAAGTACTCTCTTTTTGCTGAGGGCTTTATGTTTGCTTTACTGCTAACCAATACCCTCATGCCGCTGGTTGAGTATGGTCTAGAAAAAGTGGGGAAAAAATGA
- the rsmA gene encoding 16S rRNA (adenine(1518)-N(6)/adenine(1519)-N(6))-dimethyltransferase RsmA, producing the protein MKAIKELGQHFLTDSGIAAQIADLGDIKTHERIWEIGPGTGILSKEIISRGATLEAFELDKRMARILGESFGNKIDLILTDILKLNWLHQISMGSLPIKIIANIPYQITSPLLYEIQKHAQYFPLVVLMVQKEVAQRLSAKPGKKEYGPLTLKIGLCYNVKTAFFVNRQYFDPIPKVDSAVIVMNARTTKPDIMHPKIFEKVLTAAFAHRRKTLRNNLLPVLGKNVLSNLEMKTDMDFSRRAETLDEKDFILLSNTIAQL; encoded by the coding sequence TTGAAAGCAATTAAGGAACTGGGGCAACATTTTCTTACCGATAGCGGTATTGCCGCTCAGATTGCGGATTTGGGGGATATCAAAACTCATGAGAGGATATGGGAAATAGGGCCTGGCACAGGAATCTTAAGTAAAGAGATTATTTCTCGTGGCGCTACTTTGGAAGCTTTTGAGCTGGATAAACGAATGGCAAGAATCCTTGGTGAAAGCTTTGGCAATAAGATAGATCTAATTCTTACAGACATTTTAAAGCTTAACTGGCTTCATCAAATCTCCATGGGCTCTTTACCTATTAAGATTATTGCCAATATCCCCTATCAAATTACATCTCCCCTATTATACGAGATTCAAAAGCATGCACAATACTTTCCTCTTGTTGTATTGATGGTTCAAAAAGAAGTAGCTCAGCGCTTATCTGCAAAACCAGGCAAAAAAGAGTATGGCCCCTTAACGCTCAAAATTGGTCTTTGCTATAACGTAAAAACTGCTTTTTTTGTAAATCGTCAATATTTTGATCCCATCCCCAAAGTAGATTCTGCTGTTATTGTAATGAATGCCAGAACAACTAAACCCGATATAATGCATCCCAAAATTTTTGAGAAAGTCTTGACAGCAGCCTTTGCTCATCGCCGTAAAACCTTAAGAAATAACCTGCTTCCAGTCTTGGGAAAAAATGTATTGAGCAATCTAGAAATGAAAACTGATATGGATTTTAGCCGCCGAGCCGAGACCTTAGATGAGAAAGATTTTATTCTGCTTAGTAATACTATTGCTCAGCTTTAG
- a CDS encoding 2Fe-2S iron-sulfur cluster binding domain-containing protein, with protein MLQRILVDIALMSVIAVILAFIMVLAQRWLSNYGEVNLNINNKRDITVKGGNTLLATLSDKQIFLPSACGGRGSCGACKCKVTEGGGPLLPTEKPLLSKQEQADNIRLGCQIKVKTDINIQIPDEIFNIRRYHSEIEEIIDYTYDIKGIIFKLLNNERIDFKAGQYVQLETEPYDKVKQRVMRAYSISSKPEVNDRIQLIIRLVPEGICSTWVHKFIKVGDKVNFTGPYGDFYLRDTNADILFVAGGSGKAPIKSMLEHLKEVGTSRKMTYFFGARTTKDLYLTEEFRDFEQEFEDFTYIPVLSHASPEENWKGKTGFVMPYFKDAIRDPKNTEAYLCGSPGMINAVTQSLIEYGISEDKIYYDSFG; from the coding sequence ATGCTGCAAAGAATACTTGTAGATATTGCTTTAATGAGCGTGATAGCGGTTATCCTGGCTTTTATCATGGTATTGGCACAACGCTGGTTAAGCAACTATGGAGAAGTTAATTTAAACATCAATAACAAACGGGATATTACAGTAAAGGGTGGCAATACATTATTGGCAACTCTTAGCGATAAGCAGATTTTTCTACCTTCTGCCTGCGGTGGCAGGGGTTCTTGCGGAGCATGCAAATGCAAGGTTACCGAAGGGGGAGGCCCGCTTTTACCCACAGAAAAACCACTTTTAAGCAAACAAGAACAAGCAGATAATATACGTCTTGGTTGCCAAATAAAAGTTAAAACCGATATTAACATTCAAATCCCCGATGAAATTTTTAATATCCGGCGCTATCATTCTGAAATTGAAGAAATCATAGATTACACATACGATATAAAGGGTATCATTTTTAAGTTGCTCAATAACGAAAGAATTGATTTTAAAGCAGGACAGTATGTCCAATTAGAAACTGAGCCTTATGATAAAGTAAAACAAAGAGTTATGAGGGCTTATTCAATTTCTTCTAAACCTGAGGTAAATGACCGCATCCAACTGATAATACGCTTAGTTCCAGAAGGTATCTGCAGTACATGGGTGCATAAATTCATAAAAGTAGGTGACAAAGTCAATTTCACCGGTCCCTATGGAGATTTCTATTTGCGCGATACAAACGCAGATATTCTCTTTGTCGCCGGTGGTTCAGGAAAAGCACCAATCAAATCTATGTTAGAACATCTTAAGGAGGTAGGAACAAGTAGAAAAATGACCTATTTCTTTGGTGCCCGAACAACCAAAGATCTGTATCTCACTGAGGAATTTCGGGATTTTGAACAAGAATTTGAAGACTTTACTTATATACCCGTACTGTCCCATGCCAGCCCAGAAGAGAACTGGAAAGGAAAAACGGGTTTTGTAATGCCATATTTCAAGGATGCCATTCGCGATCCTAAGAATACCGAAGCATATTTATGCGGCAGCCCCGGTATGATTAATGCTGTAACCCAGTCATTAATTGAGTATGGCATATCTGAGGATAAAATCTACTACGACAGTTTTGGGTGA
- a CDS encoding NADH:ubiquinone reductase (Na(+)-transporting) subunit D — MNKKEIFINAAFKENSIWRQILGICSALAVTNLMLNSLIMGLGVIFVLALANFTISLIRNWTPRSIRMMVQTLIIASYVIIVDIFLKANLPEISKQLGPYVGLIITNCILMGRAEAFASQNEPIASFVDGIGAGIGYALVLLVISFIRELFGFGTIFGFQVLGTWWTKWSIMVMAPSAFFLLAIFIWIINTHYYKAKA, encoded by the coding sequence ATGAACAAGAAAGAAATATTTATTAATGCTGCATTCAAAGAAAACTCGATCTGGCGACAAATTTTAGGTATTTGCTCTGCGTTAGCTGTAACAAACCTAATGCTAAATAGCTTAATAATGGGATTGGGCGTAATATTCGTATTAGCATTGGCAAACTTTACGATATCTTTAATCCGTAATTGGACTCCGCGCAGCATCCGAATGATGGTGCAAACCTTAATCATAGCCTCCTATGTTATCATTGTGGATATATTTCTAAAAGCCAACCTGCCCGAAATTAGCAAGCAATTGGGACCTTATGTTGGCTTGATTATTACAAATTGCATCCTGATGGGTAGAGCCGAGGCCTTCGCTTCTCAGAATGAACCAATTGCATCATTTGTAGATGGAATTGGAGCGGGCATTGGATATGCTTTAGTATTACTGGTAATCTCATTTATTCGAGAACTCTTTGGGTTTGGCACTATATTCGGATTTCAAGTATTGGGAACGTGGTGGACAAAATGGAGTATCATGGTTATGGCACCCAGCGCATTTTTCTTGCTTGCCATATTTATCTGGATCATCAACACACATTATTATAAGGCGAAAGCATAA